One Salarias fasciatus chromosome 22, fSalaFa1.1, whole genome shotgun sequence DNA segment encodes these proteins:
- the dus3l gene encoding tRNA-dihydrouridine(47) synthase [NAD(P)(+)]-like, which yields METAVEDAAVKAKDVAVKGEAAIKSEFLTTKEKFHGFIDSEGQGSKTDEASENDGEVNESSVEEPEHKKLKLDLEDGKDTGKPDGKRLRGQNKSRPHTKPTIYDEKRLCLSVLQDNRECSYGDRCKFHHDVAKYMASKPPDIGESCYLYETFGKCGYGLSCRFAKAHTTPDFKTLEKTDLVKAREGRTAVKNSLSKDLQYRLRKRDVAFSKSAEYLKMLSDSKNKKEQQGNGVALAAEVPADLTGEKQTVPTEAQASVDKQPPVKTVGPLTDVDVIKLRSCEKKQVNFNDKLYLAPLTTCGNLPFRRICKRFGADITCGEMAMCTNLLQGQQSEWALLKRHESEDLFGVQVEGCFPDTMTRCAELINNNIEVDFVDINSGCPIDLVYKKGGGCGLMMRTRKFEQIIKGMNYVLDVPLTVKIRTGVQEKSNIAHKLIPEMKDWGVSLITLHGRSREQRYTKLADWDYISTCASLASPVPLFGNGDILSYEDAMKARETGVSGIMIARGALIKPWIFTEIKESRHWDISSNERLDILRDFSNFGLEHWGSDTRGVEKTRNFMLEWLSFMCRYIPVGVLERVPQKINERPPYYMGRNYLESLMASQNVGDWVKISEMLLGPVPKNFNFLPKHKANAYK from the exons ATGGAGACAGCTGTGGAGGATGCTGCTGTCAAGGCAAAAGACGTGGCTGTAAAAGGTGAAGCTGCCATCAAATCAGA atttttgacaaccaaagaaaagtttcatggGTTTATAGACTCAGAGGGACAAGGATCAAAAACAGATGAGGCCAGTGAAAATGATGGAGAAGTCAATGAATCATCTGTGGAAGAACCAGAAcataaaaagctaaaattggACCTTGAAGATGGAAAAGACACAGGGAAGCCGGATGGCAAACGCCTCCGAGGGCAGAATAAGTCAAGGCcacacacaaaaccaaccaTCTATGATGAAAAACGgttgtgtttgtctgttcttCAG GACAACAGGGAATGCTCCTACGGAGACAGATGCAAGTTTCACCATGATGTTGCGAAGTACATGGCTTCCAAACCGCCTGACATTGGGGAGAGCTGCTACCTCTATGAAACCTTTGGGAAGTGTGGGTACGGCCTGTCCTGCCGCTTTGCCAAAGCACACACTACGCCCGACTTCAAAACCCTGGAAAAGACTGATCTGGTGAAAGCTCGTGAAGGCAGGACTGCGGTGAAGAACAGCTTGAGCAAAGACCTCCAGTATCGTCTGCGGAAGCGAGACGTGGCCTTCAGCAAGTCAGCGGAGTATCTGAAGATGCTGTcagacagcaaaaacaaaaaggagcaGCAAGGGAACG GTGTTGCCCTGGCAGCTGAGGTACCTGCAGATCTTACAGGAGAGAAGCAAACTGTGCCCACTGAAGCACAG GCCAGCGTAGATAAACAGCCTCCAGTGAAGACAGTCGGTCCTCTGACTGATGTCGATGTCATTAAGTTGCGTTCATGTGAGAAGAAGCAG GTGAACTTCAACGACAAGCTTTACCTCGCTCCTCTTACAACT TGTGGAAATCTGCCTTTCCGTCGTATCTGCAAGCGCTTTGGTGCAGACATCACCTGCGGGGAGATGGCCATGTGCACTAATCTcctgcaggggcagcagtcAGAGTGGGCCCTCCTCAAGAGGCACGAAAGCGAGGATCTCTTCGGTGTCCAG GTCGAGGGCTGTTTCCCTGACACCATGACTCGGTGTGCAGAGCTGATCAATAACAACATCGAAGTTGATTTTGTGGACATCAACTCTGGATGCCCCATTGATCTCGTTTACAAGAAG GGCGGAGGCTGCGGTTTGATGATGCGCACCAGAAAGTTTGAGCAGATAATCAAGGGAATGAACTAC GTGCTTGACGTCCCTTTAACCGTCAAGATTCGCACCGGTGTGCAGGAGAAATCCAACATAGCACATAAACTGATCCCAGAGATGAAGGATTGGGGCGTTTCCTTGATTACA CTGCACGGCCGATCCAGGGAGCAGCGCTACACTAAGCTGGCTGACTGGGACTACATCAGCACATGTGCCAGCCTGGCGAGTCCTGTCCCCCTGTTTG GTAACGGAGACATTCTGTCTTACGAAGATGCCATGAAGGCGAGAGAGACCGGAGTTTCTGGCATCATGATTGCCAG GGGGGCTCTCATTAAGCCCTGGATATTCACCGAGATCAAGGAGAGCCGGCACTGGGACATCTCATCCAACGAGCGACTTGACATCCTCAGAGATTTCTCCAACTTCGGTCTGGAGCACTGGGGCTCGGACACTCGAGGCGTGGAGAAAACCCGGAACTTCATGCTGGAGTGGCTCTCCTTCATGTGCAG ATACATTCCTGTGGGCGTCTTGGAGCGAGTTCCTCAGAAGATCAATGAGAGACCTCCCTACTACATGGGCAGGAACTACCTGGAGTCGTTGATGGCCAGTCAGAATGTCGGAGACTGGGTCAAAATCAG cGAAATGCTGCTTGGCCCCGTACCGAAGAACTTCAACTTCTTGCCCAAGCATAAAGCCAACGCCTACAagtga
- the LOC115409748 gene encoding zona pellucida sperm-binding protein 4-like, whose product MAGCSVELLAVLTGAVFLLLGSVRGWERINETELLSLYKSGHLDKAPRASPPDQWKDAGGAARKDDSGFYELDYYDDEDDDDDGPSKDFDFAQTIIGSSLPTFDSVGESDLVVEGIPELSEWPGSSESDFQEEFEGSFARSWRGSSTPDNGAVSVVCRRNEFQITISDGLLKDVKILGSKGVHAVMEAPEVCGYGVNPDENTFTVPFTGCHVKESERLSQDAVGHTPSQQKSNIQWLTVNCAVPMAERLTCGPSGISPSDCDKKGCCMDKSTRTCYYPIDECTVDQHFVFAIRSSGAVIPVDPTQLIIPGHPNCKPVIANSEFAIYKFSVNECGARVYEVGQTRIYLTEVQTVVRAYNLKYGIITRSDPLRFLVECRYSKCATAKQSLASVGYMVKTPTSSLPSSILSNGLYGVQLRIARDRTYSSYFPSYHQPLKLLLGKPVFLELNLKSPKPDAVLLVNYCLAYPRSAKNALVLIFEGCANPNDPHVSILKVSDAPKNRNRRRFTVDAFQFMRMRTNEYLDEEIYFMCSTEVCWPTEKTCEERCFDGKVH is encoded by the exons ATGGCTGGGTGCAGCGTCGAGTTGCTGGCGGTCCTGACCGGggctgtatttcttcttctGGGGTCCGTCCGGGGATGGGAGCGGATCAACGAGACCGAGCTGCTCAGTTTGTACAAGAGCGGACATTTGGATAAAGCCCCTCGCGCCTCGCCGCCGGACCAATGGAAGGACGCAGGAGGCGCCGCGCGCAAAG ATGACAGCGGTTTCTATGAATTAGATTACTATGACGACGaagatgacgacgacgacggcCCATCAAAGGATTTTGACTTTGCTCAAACAATTATCGGTAGCAGTTTGCCTACCTTTGACTCGGTGGGTGAATCTGACTTGGTGGTGGAAGGAATTCCTGAGCTCTCTGAATGGCCTGGCTCATCAGAAAGCGATTTCCAAGAAGAATTTGAAGGCTCTTTTGCAAGGAGCTGGCGTGGCAGCAGCACTCCGGATAATGGGGCCGTCAGTGTCGTCTGCAGAAGAAATGAATTCCAGATTACCATTTCAGACGGACTTCTAAAAGATGTCAAaattttgg GTTCAAAAGGTGTGCATGCAGTCATGGAAGCTCCAGAGGTTTGTGGTTATGGCGTGAACCCTGATGAGAACACTTTCACTGTCCCCTTTACTGGATGCCACGTGAAAGAAAGT GAGAGGCTGAGCCAAGATGCTGTGGGCCACACACCAAGCCAACAAAAGAGCAACATCCAGTGGCTCACCGTGA ACTGCGCTGTCCCCATGGCAGAACGGTTGACCTGTGGTCCCTCAGGAATATCTCCCTCAGACTGTGACAAGAAGGGATGTTGTATGGACAAGTCCACGCGTACCTGCTACTACCCCATAGATG AGTGTACAGTAGATCAACACTTCGTCTTTGCCATCCGCTCCAGCGGCGCAGTCATCCCTGTGGATCCGACCCAGCTCATTATTCCTGGGCACCCAAACTGTAAACCAGTCATTGCTAATTCCGAATTTGCAATCTACAAGTTCAGCGTTAACGAATGTGGAGCTCGTGTCTAT GAAGTTGGTCAGACGAGGATATACCTGACTGAAGTTCAGACTGTTGTCAGAGCTTATAATCTTAAATACGGCATAATTACAAGAAGCGATCCACTCAG GTTCCTAGTTGAGTGCCGTTACAGCAAATGTGCTACTGCAAAGCAGTCACTGGCCAGTGTGGGCTATATGGTCAAGACCCCGACTTCCAGTCTCCCATCATCAATCCTGTCTAATGGCTTATATGGTGTTCAGCTGAGAATTGCTCGAG ATCGCACGTATTCCAGCTACTTTCCCTCTTACCATCAGCCACTGAAGCTCCTCCTGGGAAAACCAGTGTTTCTGGAGTTGAATCTGAAATCTCCCAAGCCAGACGCAGTACTCCTGGTCAACTACTGTCTTGCTTATCCTCGCTCTGCAAAGAATGCTCTGGTGTTGATATTTGAAGG GTGTGCCAATCCCAACGATCCACATGTGTCCATCCTTAAAGTCAGTGACGCCCCCAAAAATCGTAACCGGAGACGCTTCACGGTGGATGCCTTCCAGTTTATGAGGATGAGGACAAATGAGTACCTTGATGAAGAA ATCTATTTCATGTGTTCCACTGAAGTTTGTTGGCCCACGGAAAAGACGTGTGAAGAGCGCTGCTTTGATGGAAAA GTCCACTGA
- the gmnn gene encoding geminin — protein sequence MSVRGSTSHQRSNENMKGILTQSQKTMGPLRQSLQLLQPSAVNASRSAHASKVISKRKHLVAEPKGQKRVKVEVKATQTEDILSVDGISREAYELMVQETPPPAYWKEVAEERRKALFNVLQENEKLHKDIEAKDEQITKLREENDELQELAQHVQYMADMIERLTGKCPDSLEELREIALDSDEAADHKDGETTSTGEEEESESPHGEEEEETSDHE from the exons ATGAGTGTCAGGGGTTCAACAAGCCACCAGAGGTCTAATGAGAACATGAAG GGTATTTTAACACAATCTCAAAAGACAATGGGACCCCTGAGGCAGtcgcttcagctcctccagccctCGGCTGTAAATGCTTCAAGATCGGCTCAT GCATCAAAGGTCATTTCAAAGCGGAAACATTTGGTGGCTGAGCCAAAAGGCCAAAAGAGGGTGAAAGTAGAAGTTAAAGCTACTCAAACTGAAGACATCCTTTCTGTGGATGGCATCTCCAGAGAAGCATATGAATTGATGGTTCAAG AAACGCCTCCCCCCGCCTACTGGAAAGAGGTcgcggaggagcggcggaagGCCTTATTCAATGTTCTACAGGAGAATGAGAAG ttgcacAAAGACATCGAAGCCAAAGATGAACAGATCACGAAGCTTCGGGAGGAGAAtgatgagctgcaggagctggcaCAACATGTGCAGTACATGGCGGATATGATTGAG aggCTAACTGGAAAGTGCCCGGACAGTTTAGAAGAGCTCAGAGAGATCGCCCTTGATTCAGACGAGGCCGCCGACCACAAAGACGGAGAAACGACCTCGACCGGCGAAGAAGAAGAATCTGAGTCGCCTCacggtgaggaagaggaggaaacatcGGACCACGAATGA
- the mterf1 gene encoding transcription termination factor 1, mitochondrial, which yields MAAVQGMRALLRLHRSVALQRSSGPIPVQFASAVFPRRVCNDAPNSSESKVPVNPENESLLENLSLMGVDVKMARQRQPGVLRKVFTNEQGVAEFLQGKGASLKVIASIISRYPRAITRSIDHLEQRWTLWRSIFKTDDEIVSILARSPESFFRTSDNENLVKNIHFLISLGLNNKDLHRLLTTAPRTFSNSLELNMQMVDLLEDICAELGGQNPKQFVKSVISRNLYILIRSTKRVKTNISILRGSLKLKDSELLALIEGHGADILDLSNEYLKKNLTNLQQKLASLGCKNTDMKKLIINYPMILYIGSDTLNSKLDCLLKGGITVQQILEKPKVLDYSTQNITERLEELHRLNYDFQKNGINILDSSRKRFSAKLEKLGAAPQY from the coding sequence ATGGCTGCAGTTCAAGGAATGAGGGCCCTACTGAGGCTACATCGATCAGTGGCATTGCAACGCAGTTCTGGGCCCATTCCAGTGCAGTTTGCATCAGCTGTCTTTCCCAGGAGGGTTTGTAATGATGCTCCAAACAGCAGTGAATCAAAGGTGCCTGTGAACCCAGAGAATGAATCTCTGTTGGAGAACCTGAGCCTGATGGGCGTTGATGTGAAGATGGCACGCCAGCGACAACCTGGGGTGCTGCGTAAAGTCTTCACAAATGAGCAAGGTGTTGCTGAGTTTCTACAGGGGAAAGGAGCAAGTCTCAAAGTGATAGCAAGCATCATATCGCGCTACCCCCGAGCTATCACCCGCTCCATCGATCACCTGGAACAACGCTGGACGCTGTGGAGAAGTATCTTTAAGACGGATGACGAAATTGTGAGCATCCTGGCTCGCTCTCCCGAGTCTTTCTTCCGCACAAGTGATAACGAGAACTTGGTAAAGAACATACACTTCCTGATTTCTCTGGGACTGAATAACAAAGACCTTCACCGGCTGCTGACGACGGCACCACGGACCTTCTCCAACAGTCTGGAGCTCAATATGCAGATGGTGGATCTTCTGGAGGACATCTGTGCTGAGCTTGGAGGACAAAATCCAAAGCAATTTGTAAAAAGTGTCATATCAAGAAACCTCTACATTCTCATTAGAAGCACAAAGAGAGTTAAGACAAACATAAGTATCCTAAGAGGCTCGCTTAAGTTGAAAGATTCCGAGCTGCTGGCTCTTATTGAAGGCCATGGGGCAGATATTCTGGACCTTTCCAATGagtatctaaaaaaaaacttaaccaACCTTCAGCAGAAACTGGCTTCTCTTGGCTGCAAGAACACAGACATGAAAAAACTGATCATCAACTATCCAATGATTCTCTACATCGGATCTGACACACTGAACTCGAAACTAGACTGTCTCCTCAAAGGAGGAATAACCGTACAGCAGATTCTGGAGAAGCCCAAGGTTTTGGACTACAGCACACAAAACATTACAGAGAGACTAGAGGAGCTGCACAGATTGAATTATGACTTCCAGAAGAATGGCATCAACATCTTAGACTCAAGTCGTAAAAGATTCTCAGCAAAGCTAGAAAAACTTGGTGCCGCACCTCAATACTGA